In Nostoc sp. GT001, the genomic window TTCCTCCATATTCTCTAAGATCGATCTTCGAACCGAGGTTATCATCGATACGAGTCAAAGATGCGTACGTTATGAAGACTGCATTTCGCACTCGTTACGGCCATTTTGAGTTCATAATGCATGCGTTTGGTTTGACAAACGCACCAGCAAGTATTTATGGCACCGATGAATAGGGTGTTCCAACCCTACTTAACATCGATTTGTGGTAGTGTTTATCGATGATATTCTGGTTTATTCTCGCACGGATAGCGAGCATGAAGAACACCTCGCGACCGTTCTCGTAGTTCTCCGTGAGCAACAACTTTATGCCAAGTTCAGCAAATGTGAGTTCGTCGAAAAGTGTGGCATTCTTAGGCCATGTAATTTCAGCAACAAGGTATTGCAGTTGATCCTTCGAAGATTCAAGCAGTCTCGAGAGTGGGAGAGACCGGCAACCGTAACGTAGATTCATGTTCCTGGGTTACCTGTTACTATAAGAGATTTGTCGAGGGATTCTCTAAGATCGCTAAACCAATGACTCGTCTCACACAAAAGATGTTTAAATTTGTAATGGGACGAAGCTTGCGAGAGCAGCTTTCAGAGAGTTAAAGGATAGGCTTACTTCAAGACTTATTCTTGCACTACCAGAGGGTAACGAAGGATTCGTAATTTATAGCGACGCTTCACTTCGTGGTCTAGGATGCGTATTGATGCAAAATGGACGAGTTATTGCTTATGCTTCGAGGCAATTGAAACCCGCCGAGAAGAATTATCCTACGCACGATTTGGAGTTAGCAGCCTATCGTCTTCGCATCAAGACTTGGAGGCATTATTTGTATGGTGCTCGCTCCTGTGAGGTCACGACCGACTCCATAGAGCCTCGTGTATCTGTTTCTCATAAGGAGCTTAATTTAAGGCAGAGGCGATGGTTAGAATTGATCGAGGACTATAAAGTTAATATCGAGTACCATCCGGGTAAAGCCAATGTCGTAGCCGATGCGCTTAGTCTGGAAGTCTAGATTCGAGGTCGTAATGGCTAGCATGTTAGCGCAAGAATCATCTTTGGTTACTCTAATTCATAATCGGCAACCGAAAGAGGCCGTAGAAGATGGCACTCGAGTAATGTTTGCAAATATTCGAGTTTATCCTCTACTCCTTGAGAAGATCAAGGAGGCACAAGTATCCGATACAATGGCTATTAAGTGGCGTGAGCTCGCTTGACTTGGGGAAACAAAATCTTTTTCGAAATTCGCAACGATGGTGTTTTACTGTTTCGAGATCGGGTTTACGTGCCCGTTAATGCGGAGTTGAAGAGGTTAATTCTTCGAGGAAGCACATGCTACTCGTTATACCGTTCATCCGGGGTAACGAAAGATGTATCAAGATCCGAAGAGGAACTTGGTGGCCGACAATGAAGAAAGATGTAGCCGAGTTCGTTGCTAAATGTCTCACATGCCGGAGGGTTAAGGCCGAACACATGAAACCCGGTGGATTATTACGGCCTCTTCCTATCCCCGAATGGAAGTGGGAAAATATAGCAATGGATTTTGTAACTTCTTTTCCGAAGACTCGTGGTGGCCATGATGCGGTATGGGTTATTGTTGATCGTTTAACCAAGTCGGCGCACTTCATTTCGATCGCAATGACGTATTCATTGGATAAATTAGCTAGATTAGTTTATGGATACCATCATTCTGCTATCATGGAGCCCCGTATCAATTGTATCCGATCGCGATTCTAGATTCACGTCAAACTTCTGGAAAGCACCTGCAATGAGCCTGGGCGTATGAGTTATTGATGAGTTCCCGTCTTTCCATCCCCGAACCGATGGACAATCTGAGAGGACGATTCAAATTCCTCGAGGATATGTTACGTGCTTGTGTCCTAGATTTTAAAGGCGCTTGGGATAGTCACATTCCATTGATCGAGTTCGCGTATAATAATAGTTTTCAAGCGAGCATCGGGATGGCACCGTTCGAAGCTTTATATGGGCGTAAGTGTCGTTCACCGATTTGTTGGGATGAAGTGGGGAAAAGCAACTTTTAGGCCCCGAAATGGTACGAAGGATGTATAGATGTAATTCAAGGCTTTTGCGACTGCTTGACTACGTGCAGACAAAGCAGTAAGAGTTATGCAGATAAGAGGCGTGGAGATCTAGTTTTCGTCGAGGGTGATAATGTTTTTCTCAAGGTTTCCCCACGAAGGGCGTTTCATTTCGATAAATGAGGAAAGTTGAATCCGTGATTTATCGGACCTTTCAAGATCCTCTCTCGTGTAGGAAATGTTGCTTATCGCTTAGAGTTACCACTAGAAATGTCGAGAATACACAGCGTCTTTCATGTTTCTATGCTCCGAAAGTACGAACCGGACCCGTCGCATGTTCTTGGTGGTTGTAGCCAATTACTTCATTGAGGACTTTGACATGTATATTGAGCGGCCGATCCGGATTTTAGATCGGAGAGAGAATAAGTTAAGGACTGAAGGTTATTCCTTTGGTAAAGGTCTTATGGCAAGCATCATTCTTCCGAGGAGGCGACTTGGGAGCGTGAGGCGGAGATGCGAGACAAGTATCCTCACTTGTTCGAGTCTCTGATGTACTTTTCTTTCTTATTTCATTCGAATTTGAGGACAAATTCCTATTAAGGAGGGGAAGTTTTGTCACGACCCAAATTCCTCGTTGTACGGAATTGTCCCAATTTCGCTGTATCTGCCTAATTTTATCAGAAAATCATATTTCGTCAAATTCTTCAATTTTCTAGCGTTGATCTAGTATTTTGCAACCATGAATATATATCGCCCAAAATGTACAACAATTATTTTAATCAAACGCAAACGAACAAAAATTGCCAAAACTGCCTTATTTTTCCAACTTTGCGAAAATAGCCATAATTGCACTCGAAACTTGGGATTTTTCAAATTTGATATTTTTCTAATCATGGGACTAAAATAATATTATTTTTACTCAAATAATATCATAAAAATATTAAATTTATATTTCGGACATTTTTCGCCAAAAACTACGCAATTATGGGATTTTTCCAATTTTGTTGGAAATGACGTGTAAACTTGGAATTTTTGTGATTTCTTATTTTTAGCTATATGGATAAATTATTTTAAGGGCAATCAACATTAAAAATCATCATGGGATCATCTTTCAAATTGTAATTTTAATTTCCCAATTTGTAGGATTCTTC contains:
- a CDS encoding reverse transcriptase domain-containing protein, which produces MFIDDILVYSRTDSEHEEHLATVLVVLREQQLYAKFSKCEFVEKCGILRPCNFSNKVLQLILRRFKQSREWERPATVT
- a CDS encoding ribonuclease H family protein, translating into MCNGTKLARAAFRELKDRLTSRLILALPEGNEGFVIYSDASLRGLGCVLMQNGRVIAYASRQLKPAEKNYPTHDLELAAYRLRIKTWRHYLYGARSCEVTTDSIEPRVSVSHKELNLRQRRWLELIEDYKVNIEYHPGKANVVADALSLEV